The following proteins come from a genomic window of Aspergillus luchuensis IFO 4308 DNA, chromosome 3, nearly complete sequence:
- the COQ3 gene encoding 3-demethylubiquinone-9 3-methyltransferase (BUSCO:EOG09263SZM;~COG:H;~EggNog:ENOG410PG9Z;~InterPro:IPR029063,IPR010233;~PFAM:PF13649,PF13489,PF08242,PF08241,PF13847;~go_function: GO:0008425 - 2-polyprenyl-6-methoxy-1,4-benzoquinone methyltransferase activity [Evidence IEA];~go_process: GO:0006744 - ubiquinone biosynthetic process [Evidence IEA]) gives MLRPTPTSTTTTTLLRTLRALTTTTPTTTVPKSQTRHHSSVSANELSHFSSLATSWWDPQGPSRVLHLMNPVRHDFIASCLAESTPISSTTPSSPMDPANTHNRNNLRYLDIGCGGGIFAESLARTIIPASSPSASSEATSGGTSLTRTRAASITALDPSPTLIKIARDHARLDPSVQAHLDSGRFKYVNASLEEFIPTLQPEERRFDIVTLFEVLEHIDNIPGSITPQSFLSNCLSMVKPGGWLIGSTIARTFPSWLVNQVVAEAPWPIGVVPRGTHEWKKFVNPGELEGWVQEGLMRGVDGRAVRGGSEALEGARWRCEGVVYFPGLGWKLVKGSESWGNYFWAVRKGE, from the coding sequence ATGCTCCgcccaacaccaacctcaaccaccaccacgaccctCCTCCGCACCCTCCgcgccctcaccaccaccactcccaccacaaCCGTCCCCAAATCCCAAACACGACACCactcctccgtctccgccAACGAACTATCCcacttctcctccctcgccacATCATGGTGGGATCCTCAAGGCCCTTCCCGCGTCCTGCACCTCATGAACCCCGTCCGCCACGACTTCATCGCCTCCTGCCTCGCCGAATCCACCCCGATAAGCAGCACGacgccatcctcacccaTGGACCCCGCCAACACCCACAACAGAAACAACCTCCGATATCTCGACATCGGCTGCGGAGGGGGTATCTTCGCCGAGTCACTAGCGCGCACAATCATCCCagcctcttcaccttctgcATCATCAGAAGCTACTAGTGGTGGTACTTCTCTGACACGCACCCGCGCGGCCAGCATAACAGCCCTGGACCCCAGCCCCACGCTGATCAAGATCGCACGGGACCATGCACGTCTCGACCCGTCCGTGCAAGCGCACCTGGATAGCGGGCGGTTCAAGTACGTGAATGCGTCGTTGGAGGAGTTCATCCCCACATTACAGCCCGAAGAGAGGAGATTCGACATCGTGACTCTCTTCGAAGTGCTCGAGCATATCGATAATATCCCCGGGTCGATCACACCGCAGAGTTTCCTGTCGAATTGTCTATCTATGGTGAAGCCGGGCGGATGGTTGATTGGGTCGACGATCGCGAGGACATTTCCCTCGTGGCTGGTTAATCAGGTTGTGGCGGAGGCGCCGTGGCCGATTGGTGTCGTGCCGAGGGGGACGCATGAGTGGAAGAAATTTGTGAATCCCGGGGAGTTGGAGGGGTGGGTGCAGGAGGGGTtgatgaggggggtggatgggagggCTGTGAGGGGGGGTAGTGAGGCGTTGGAGGGGGCGAGGTGGAGGTGTGAAGGTGTGGTGTATTTTCctgggttggggtggaagtTGGTGAAGGGGTCGGAGAGTTGGGGGAATTATTTTTGGGCGGTTAGGAAGGGGGAGTAA